The genomic stretch GGGACGAAGGCTCAGGAGCTCCTTCATCAGCAGCCGGGTGCGACCCAGCTCGACGGTCACGGCCAGTTCGACGTTGCTGAGGGTCTCCAGGGGCCGCATCACGCCGGGCCCGGCAGGGGTCGCCGATTCGACGGTACCCGGCTCGGGGATGTCGGCCTCGACGACCGCTTCGGCGACCACGCTGACGTTGGTGTTCTCGTCGCTCATGTTTCCTCCAGTT from Acidimicrobiales bacterium encodes the following:
- the fliN gene encoding flagellar motor switch protein FliN, with the translated sequence MSDENTNVSVVAEAVVEADIPEPGTVESATPAGPGVMRPLETLSNVELAVTVELGRTRLLMKELLSLRPGSVVELDRHVGSPVDIFVNSTLLAHGEVVVVDEELGVRITAIAGGDDGSRGA